A genomic window from Pseudomonas argentinensis includes:
- a CDS encoding aspartate/glutamate racemase family protein, translated as MKLSRSNNNGRTLGIIGGLGSLAGGDLFLKLIKSQPVLADQGRYHLLFEQHPFKGLAVKLSADANMTSRKLYVFQVCQAYAQSGANEVLVPCFASHTFLDELRAELDIPIVNMMTALKQHLEQTAAPGARVGVLASDYVRASGLFERYLGDAFDIVYPSETSQAALMEAVYGQAGLKAGHLDGVAVELLHQVGLNLQQQGVDVLLPGMTELSLVAQELCRRGLNCVDVNSVYADFATAGDSGISIAPFKLGIVGGVGPAATVDFMGKVVKNTPAGRDQDHIKIVVEQNPQIPDRTANLLRKEADPTVAMYSTCKRLEQEGADAIAIPCNTAHAFVERIQGHLGIPIINMLTETIEHIRQAYGSSRQVGLLATSGTIQSRVYHQAAEHVGIEFIVPDEPHQELVMNAIYGEHGVKAGFNSGQCREELLLAAAHLVEQGATVLILGCTELPLIIPQSDDFDVAGISVAFVDPTNVLAQRCVALAKQASAVSLA; from the coding sequence ATGAAACTGTCGCGAAGCAACAACAACGGTCGCACACTTGGAATCATCGGTGGACTTGGCTCTCTGGCTGGTGGTGATCTGTTTCTAAAACTGATCAAGAGCCAGCCAGTGCTGGCAGATCAAGGACGCTATCACCTGCTATTCGAACAGCATCCGTTCAAGGGGCTGGCCGTTAAGCTCAGTGCCGATGCCAACATGACGTCCCGAAAGCTGTACGTTTTTCAGGTCTGCCAGGCATATGCCCAAAGCGGTGCCAACGAGGTTCTGGTTCCTTGCTTCGCGAGCCACACCTTTCTTGACGAGCTACGCGCAGAGCTAGATATCCCGATCGTCAACATGATGACGGCGCTCAAACAGCATCTGGAGCAGACAGCGGCGCCTGGGGCACGGGTTGGCGTGCTGGCATCTGACTACGTCAGGGCGTCTGGTCTGTTTGAGCGCTATCTGGGCGATGCCTTTGACATCGTCTACCCCTCTGAGACCAGCCAAGCTGCACTGATGGAGGCGGTATATGGACAGGCAGGTCTGAAGGCTGGCCACTTAGATGGCGTTGCTGTTGAGTTGCTGCACCAGGTCGGACTTAATCTTCAGCAGCAAGGTGTAGATGTGCTGTTGCCTGGGATGACTGAACTGTCATTAGTCGCGCAGGAGCTTTGCCGGCGCGGTCTCAATTGCGTCGATGTAAATTCGGTCTACGCGGATTTTGCAACGGCCGGTGATTCTGGTATCAGCATCGCACCGTTCAAGCTGGGAATTGTGGGCGGTGTGGGGCCAGCTGCTACCGTCGACTTCATGGGTAAAGTGGTTAAGAACACTCCGGCCGGGCGCGACCAGGATCACATCAAAATAGTCGTGGAGCAGAACCCACAGATCCCGGATCGGACAGCCAATCTGCTGCGCAAGGAGGCCGACCCCACTGTCGCGATGTACTCCACCTGCAAACGCCTGGAGCAGGAGGGGGCTGATGCGATAGCCATCCCTTGCAACACCGCACATGCCTTCGTAGAACGAATTCAAGGGCATCTGGGTATCCCGATCATCAACATGCTCACCGAGACCATCGAGCACATCCGACAGGCCTATGGCTCGTCAAGGCAAGTTGGTCTTTTAGCTACTTCAGGCACGATTCAAAGCCGTGTCTACCACCAGGCTGCTGAGCATGTTGGCATTGAATTTATTGTCCCTGACGAACCCCATCAGGAGCTAGTGATGAACGCCATTTACGGTGAGCACGGTGTGAAGGCCGGCTTCAACTCTGGACAGTGCCGGGAGGAACTCCTACTCGCTGCTGCACATTTGGTCGAACAGGGCGCGACGGTGCTGATCCTCGGTTGTACCGAGCTCCCGCTGATCATTCCCCAATCTGATGACTTTGATGTTGCCGGTATCAGCGTTGCTTTCGTGGATCCCACTAACGTACTGGCGCAGCGCTGTGTTGCTTTAGCCAAACAGGCGTCAGCTGTATCGCTTGCTTGA
- a CDS encoding methyl-accepting chemotaxis protein, producing MNSDQQASRTTSVAAAINELGAAAHEIARNAAVASEHSADASALSTDGQQVLGQSITSMRELSQKISESCQTIETLNAKTANIGQILEVITGISQQTNLLALNAAIEAARAGEAGRGFAVVADEVRNLAHRTQESAQQVQHMIDELQSGARSAVSTMEESQLQSDKTVQVANLAGDRLGSVTTRIDEIDGMNQSVATATEEQTAVVESINMDITEINTLNQNGVENLRTTLQACKELEQQSAQLNRLVQSFRI from the coding sequence ATGAACTCTGACCAACAGGCGTCGCGAACCACCAGCGTCGCAGCGGCAATAAATGAACTCGGTGCTGCCGCCCATGAAATTGCCCGCAATGCTGCCGTAGCTTCTGAACATTCGGCGGATGCCAGTGCGCTTTCTACAGATGGTCAGCAGGTTCTGGGCCAGTCAATCACGTCCATGCGCGAACTTTCTCAGAAGATCAGTGAGTCCTGCCAAACCATTGAGACCTTGAACGCGAAAACGGCGAACATCGGCCAGATTTTGGAAGTGATTACTGGAATTTCGCAACAAACAAACTTGTTAGCACTGAACGCTGCAATCGAAGCGGCACGTGCAGGGGAGGCAGGACGCGGATTCGCCGTAGTGGCAGATGAGGTCCGCAACTTGGCGCACCGGACGCAGGAGTCGGCTCAGCAGGTGCAGCACATGATTGATGAATTGCAATCAGGAGCCCGAAGCGCCGTCAGCACCATGGAAGAGAGTCAGCTGCAGAGTGATAAGACCGTGCAGGTGGCGAACCTGGCTGGCGACCGTCTTGGTAGCGTGACCACACGAATCGACGAAATTGACGGCATGAATCAGTCTGTGGCGACGGCCACAGAGGAGCAAACCGCTGTGGTCGAGTCGATCAACATGGACATCACGGAAATCAACACGTTGAACCAAAATGGGGTGGAGAACCTGCGTACCACGCTGCAAGCCTGTAAAGAGCTTGAGCAGCAGTCTGCGCAACTGAATCGGTTAGTGCAGAGCTTCAGAATATAA
- a CDS encoding dicarboxylate/amino acid:cation symporter, whose amino-acid sequence MNSKKLPKYIAIAIVLGIIVGWACNRYAGSPEAAKEIAGYFSLLTDIFLRMIKMIIAPLVFATLVAGISSLGSSGSVGRIGLRSMIWFLSASVFSLALGMLLVNIFQPGAGLNMVAPETHVATGVAVNVGDFSLKTFISHVFPRSIAEAMANNEILQIVVFSIFFGLALAFVKRQGYEAIGNIVDELAKVMFRVTDYVMLFAPVGVFAALAAAVTTQGISLLLDYSKLIGQFYLGILILWATLFAVGYFFLGRPVFHLGKLIREPVLLAFSTASSESAYPKTIEALEKFGAPKRVSSFVLPLGYSFNLDGSMMYQAFAIMFIAQAYNIDLSFTQQILILLTLMVTSKGMAGVARASVVVVAATLPMFSLPEAGLLLILAIDQFLDMGRTATNVVGNSIATAVISTLEDKPGSDAQHEQATLKQSRNQPVQSA is encoded by the coding sequence ATGAATAGCAAAAAGCTCCCTAAGTACATTGCCATCGCAATTGTGCTTGGGATCATCGTAGGCTGGGCCTGCAACCGATACGCAGGTAGTCCAGAGGCCGCGAAGGAGATTGCGGGCTACTTTAGCCTGCTTACCGATATCTTCCTGCGCATGATCAAGATGATCATCGCACCACTTGTGTTTGCTACCCTGGTTGCCGGCATCAGCAGTTTGGGCAGTTCAGGCTCGGTAGGGCGGATCGGGCTTAGATCAATGATCTGGTTCCTGAGTGCGTCTGTGTTCTCCCTTGCCCTAGGTATGCTGCTGGTTAATATTTTCCAGCCGGGCGCGGGACTCAACATGGTCGCACCGGAGACACATGTGGCTACCGGTGTTGCAGTAAATGTCGGTGATTTCAGCCTGAAGACCTTCATTAGCCATGTGTTCCCCCGCAGCATTGCGGAGGCGATGGCCAATAACGAAATCCTCCAAATCGTGGTCTTCTCGATCTTCTTCGGTCTGGCACTCGCTTTTGTGAAGCGGCAAGGCTACGAGGCCATTGGGAACATCGTCGACGAACTAGCCAAAGTGATGTTTCGGGTCACCGACTACGTCATGTTATTCGCCCCTGTCGGTGTTTTCGCGGCACTGGCAGCTGCAGTAACAACTCAAGGGATAAGCCTTCTTCTGGATTACAGCAAGCTGATCGGCCAGTTCTACCTGGGAATTCTTATCCTTTGGGCCACCCTCTTTGCCGTCGGTTATTTTTTCTTGGGTCGTCCGGTCTTCCATCTAGGCAAACTGATCCGAGAGCCGGTACTCCTGGCCTTTTCCACGGCAAGTAGTGAGTCGGCCTATCCGAAAACCATCGAAGCCCTAGAGAAATTTGGCGCCCCTAAACGCGTTTCGAGTTTTGTGCTACCTCTCGGATATTCATTCAACCTCGACGGCTCGATGATGTATCAGGCCTTTGCGATCATGTTCATCGCCCAGGCCTACAACATTGATCTGAGCTTTACCCAGCAGATCCTGATTCTGCTCACGCTCATGGTGACCAGCAAGGGAATGGCAGGTGTGGCGCGTGCTTCTGTGGTTGTCGTCGCTGCAACACTTCCGATGTTCAGCTTGCCGGAAGCCGGTCTGCTACTGATCCTAGCTATCGACCAGTTCCTAGACATGGGACGCACGGCGACCAACGTGGTGGGTAACAGCATCGCCACGGCAGTCATTTCCACACTTGAGGATAAACCGGGCAGTGATGCTCAGCACGAGCAGGCCACGCTAAAGCAATCGCGAAACCAGCCAGTTCAGAGTGCCTAA